A window from Cryptomeria japonica chromosome 1, Sugi_1.0, whole genome shotgun sequence encodes these proteins:
- the LOC131055840 gene encoding linoleate 9S-lipoxygenase A, producing the protein MNVSSLLNNVSVPTIPTWPLTSTNVDAEEFEIKGEVVLMKAYLADVTDYSATVADTVSELLGQKVFLQLVSSDKIDQDTGTGKKGAEKSISWSPLDGPVAGDSQFSVTFTWKSELGVPGALLVKNAHPREFFLKSLTLSAVTGKIPALRFCCNSWIYPYYLFNQIARVFFSTRSHLPNETPAGLITLRQQELTSLRGNGTGERQLWDRVYDYDLYNDLGNPDSSPDLRREVLGGSQDLPYPRRCRTGRAPSKTDGKFESLPLLPTTQFFVPPDEKFPHINLSDYRANLVRAFVKKVVPTLKSIFGDKFNSLQDVKDIYSKGIPKSINSVMDLSRDIIPLQMVKGLLSTEDQAIINFTVPQVFKADERAWKTDEEFARQALSGLNPMAIQCLQSFPPSSSLDAELYGPQESSITADHIEKNLDGLTVQRAVEAKRLFILDYYDAYMPYIERINKESDERKMYASRALFFLTDQGILRVVAIELCLPPTSLSQAQRNVYTPAQDGEEGALWLLAKAHSRVNDSGYHQLISHWLRTHAVIEPFIIATHRHLSKMHPLHKLLLPHYFDTMDINQSARQILINSGGVIESGFTPHRYSIELSSKAYKYWKLNEQGLPADLIKRGMAVADSTAPNGLRLVIEDYPYAVDGLEIWGALKQWVSDYLSLYYKSDDAIKEDAEVQAWWKEVVNVGHGDLKIESGWYQMESVEEAVEAVTTLIWVASAHHAAVNFGQYAYGGYMPNLPTLSRRLIPEKHSVEYAEMMKDPEAFLLSSVSAPSEATTVMAVLELLSKHSTDEVYLGQVKGSTPEWTDDEGIEQAFRKFSATLAAVEKNVLERNKNSNLKNRYGPSQVPYKLLYPGTTDLSKEGGLTGRGIPNSVSI; encoded by the exons ATGAATGTGTCAAGCCTATTGAATAACGTCTCTGTTCCAACAATTCCAACATGGCCACTGACCTCTACAAATGTGGATGCGGAGGAGTTTGAAATCAAAGGAGAAGTGGTGTTAATGAAAGCATATCTTGCGGATGTGACCGATTACTCTGCCACTGTGGCAGACACGGTCTCTGAGTTGCTCGGGCAGAAAGTGTTTCTTCAGCTCGTCAGTAGTGATAAGATTGATCAAG ATACGGGAACCGGGAAGAAAGGGGCGGAGAAATCGATAAGCTGGAGCCCGCTGGATGGTCCCGTAGCCGGCGACTCACAATTCTCCGTCACCTTCACATGGAAGTCAGAACTGGGAGTGCCTGGTGCATTGCTTGTGAAGAACGCGCACCCGAGGGAATTCTTCTTGAAATCGCTCACGCTCTCCGCCGTAACTGGCAAAATTCCAGCACTTCGTTTTTGCTGCAACTCCTGGATCTACCCTTACTACTTATTCAACCAAATCGCGCGGGTCTTTTTTTCTACTCGG AGTCATCTTCCCAATGAAACGCCGGCGGGTTTGATAACGTTGAGACAGCAAGAGTTGACTTCTCTGCGAGGAAATGGGACCGGAGAGCGACAGTTGTGGGATCGTGTTTATGACTACGATCTTTACAATGATTTGGGTAACCCAGACAGTAGTCCCGATCTCCGCAGGGAGGTGCTCGGTGGATCGCAGGACCTTCCCTATCCCAGAAGATGTAGAACTGGACGTGCCCCCTCCAAAACAG ATGGGAAGTTTGAAAGCTTGCCTCTCTTGCCCACCACCCAATTCTTCGTTCCACCAGACGAGAAGTTCCCACATATCAATCTGTCCGACTACAGGGCTAATTTGGTTCGAGCGTTCGTCAAGAAAGTGGTACCCACCCTCAAGTCCATATTTGGTGATAAATTCAACTCCCTGCAAGATGTGAAGGATATTTACAGCAAAGGAATCCCCAAGTCTATCAATTCTGTTATGGATCTTAGTCGAGATATAATTCCCCTTCAAATGGTGAAAGGATTGCTCAGCACAGAGGACCAAGCCATCATAAATTTCACAGTTCCCCAAGTTTTCAAGG CTGACGAACGTGCTTGGAAGACAGATGAAGAGTTTGCGCGTCAAGCTCTTTCAGGTCTCAATCCCATGGCCATTCAATGTCTGCAG AGCTTTCCTCCATCAAGCAGCTTGGACGCCGAGTTATATGGCCCTCAGGAGAGTTCTATAACGGCAGATCATATCGAGAAAAACCTCGATGGCCTTACGGTCCAGCGG GCTGTGGAAGCAAAAAGACTCTTTATCTTGGACTACTACGATGCGTACATGCCCTACATCGAACGCATTAACAAAGAATCAGATGAGCGAAAAATGTATGCCTCCCGCGCGCTCTTCTTCCTTACAGACCAAGGAATTCTGAGGGTTGTAGCAATCGAGTTGTGTTTGCCTCCCACCAGTCTCAGCCAAGCTCAAAGAAACGTTTACACCCCTGCCCAAGACGGAGAAGAAGGAGCTTTGTGGCTGCTCGCCAAAGCTCATTCAAGAGTTAACGATTCTGGTTATCACCAGTTAATCAGTCATTG GCTAAGAACTCATGCCGTCATCGAGCCCTTCATCATTGCAACTCACAGGCACCTGAGCAAAATGCATCCCCTTCACAAGTTACTACTTCCTCACTATTTTGACACCATGGACATCAATCAATCTGCCCGGCAGATTCTGATTAATTCAGGTGGTGTTATCGAATCAGGCTTCACACCCCACAGATACTCCATAGAGTTGTCCTCTAAAGCATATAAGTACTGGAAACTCAATGAACAAGGCTTGCCCGCAGATCTTATTAAAAG AGGGATGGCAGTTGCAGACTCAACGGCACCTAACGGACTGAGGCTTGTGATAGAAGACTACCCATATGCAGTGGACGGTCTGGAGATCTGGGGTGCTTTAAAGCAATGGGTGAGTGATTACCTGTCTCTCTACTACAAGAGCGACGATGCAATCAAGGAAGACGCAGAAGTGCAAGCTTGGTGGAAGGAGGTGGTGAACGTGGGGCATGGTGACCTGAAGATTGAAAGCGGATGGTATCAAATGGAATCGGTGGAAGAAGCAGTGGAAGCAGTGACCACTCTCATCTGGGTTGCATCTGCTCACCATGCAGCCGTGAACTTCGGACAATATGCCTACGGAGGATACATGCCCAATCTCCCCACCCTCAGCAGACGCCTCATTCCTGAGAAACATTCCGTTGAGTACGCGGAAATGATGAAAGATCCAGAGGCTTTTTTGCTCTCATCTGTGTCTGCCCCCAGTGAGGCCACCACTGTAATGGCGGTGCTGGAGCTTTTGTCGAAGCATTCGACAGATGAAGTTTATTTGGGGCAGGTGAAGGGGTCCACTCCTGAATGGACGGACGATGAGGGCATTGAACAAGCCTTTCGGAAATTTTCTGCAACTCTGGCGGCCGTGGAGAAGAATGTTTTGGAGAGGAACAAGAATTCCAACCTAAAGAACAGGTATGGGCCATCGCAGGTTCCATACAAGCTGCTCTATCCGGGCACCACTGATCTATCCAAGGAGGGTGGATTGACCGGCAGGGGAATTCCAAACAGCGTTTCCATTTAG